From a region of the Daphnia pulicaria isolate SC F1-1A chromosome 1, SC_F0-13Bv2, whole genome shotgun sequence genome:
- the LOC124320795 gene encoding secretory carrier-associated membrane protein 2-like yields the protein MSGFDQNPFAEPAVFNPFADPSVQQAAGNNAARAQQGLEEYNPFDGSNQTTRVSMERVGGANPPPTIQAAPVISPGPQQQAAMSNADFQRRQEELEKKAQELQRREEELKNNVPFNSQRNNWPPLPDKFCVQPCFYQDINVEIPLEFQKIVRMLYYIWMLHTLMYLLNVLGCLALFIQVGSGAMFGLSILYCILFTPASYLCWFRPVYKAFRSDSSFNFMVFFVIYFGQLIATVIQAIGIPNLGTCGFITGLSTIGGRTSGGDLAVGILVLLIGLGFGVVALGDFLLLVRVSRLYRSTGASFSKAQAEFTSGVMRNEHVRGAAADVVGSAVRAQMSNPSGGTGPRF from the exons atgtcTGGATTTGATCAGAATCCTTTTGCAGAACCGGCTGTTTTCAATCCGTTTGCG GATCCATCTGTCCAGCAAGCTGCAGGAAACAATGCTGCAAGAGCTCAGCAAGGTCTTGAAGAATACAACCCTTTTGATGGTAGTAATCAAACTACCAGAGTTTCAATG GAACGTGTTGGTGGAGCCAATCCACCCCCAACAATTCAAGCTGCCCCAGTGATATCTCCAGGACCACAACAACAAGCAGCTATGTCTAATGCGGATTTTCAA AGACGTCAAGAAGAACTAGAGAAGAAAGCTCAAGAATTGCAGAGGCGAGAAGAAGAATTAAAGAATAATGTACCATTCAACT CTCAGCGCAATAATTGGCCACCACTGCCTGACAAGTTTTGTGTCCAACCATGCTTCTATCAAGACATCAATGTGGAAATCCCacttgaatttcaaaaaattgtccgCATGTTATACTATATTTGGATGC tGCATACCCTCATGTATCTTCTAAATGTTTTGGGCTGCTTAGCCTTATTCATTCAAGTGGGAAGTGGTGCCATGTTTGGCTTGTCAATCCTATACTGCATCCTTTTCACACCAGCTTCTTATCTTTGCTGGTTTCGACCTGTCTACAAGGCATTCAG ATCGGACAGCTCATTCAATTTCATGGTTTTTTTCGTCATCTACTTTGGCCAACTAATAGCAACCGTCATCCAAGCTATTGGCATACCTAATTTGGGAACATG CGGATTCATTACTGGATTATCTACAATTGGTGGGCGGACTAGTGGGG GAGATCTTGCTGTTGGAATTTTAGTCTTGCTTATCGGGTTGGGATTTGGAGTTGTCGCTTTGGGAGATTTTCTTCTCCTCGTCAGA GTCAGCCGTTTGTACCGCAGCACGGGAGCTTCTTTCTCTAAAGCCCAGGCGGAGTTCACTTCTGGAGTGATGCGTAATGAGCACGTCCGTGGAGCCGCTGCTGACGTTGTCGGCTCAGCTGTTCGAGCCCAAATGAGTAACCCATCTGGTGGTACAGGACCTCGCTTCTAA
- the LOC124320793 gene encoding uncharacterized protein LOC124320793 has product MSRRSIQSSSQLFSSSCRIVIMLVLLGQACRGEQRQGEPSQYPDGYFPFEESPTRTPPKVRRPPYAQADVDCPGMDSPAAGDGGVQSLDNLCGDLNKGYIPKSPLGRNVNGHSYPFELIRNKTLDFFSSTLPILKADKNLPKLAKYEDFDVIDKIDQQIWRAKKSKRSTEEDGSVTPEIVEEEKHLRRQGRGLCDKNYGILCTILNLINGRFMSAINPQERIENPDLLQPNNYNTIKNTNQIGEDPLTPCPSAAEYVTPVYAKNYQGVWRYVVQIPYEGYFTQTVEVTKCLKKKCHFMDGSCLASPRWVSLLVAELFYPHARFPSTKPGAASHRSMGKSVLGKLKNLIPPRVVQELPPYIPRSFPLAQTETIEENTEHEEELKVEEDDQSPRDKRQAASDPQSKTTYCDGVDEIGCYQVRLYYDWLLVPGSCKCWKQDFFTKYGRK; this is encoded by the exons ATGTCTCGTCGGAGTATCCAGTCATCTTCTCAGCTATTTAGCAGCAGTTGTCGG ATTGTTATAATGTTGGTGCTTCTAGGCCAAGCGTGTCGAGGAGAGCAACGGCAAGGTGAACCTTCACAATACCCCGACGGTTATTTTCCGTTTGAAGAGTCGCCAACGCGAACTCCGCCTAAAGTAAGACGACCACCCTATGCACAAGCAGATGTTGATTGCCCTG GTATGGATTCTCCGGCGGCTGGAGACGGAGGCGTCCAATCGCTTGACAACTTGTGTGGCGATTTAAACAAAGGCTACATCCCAAAGAGTCCCCTAGGTCgaaatgtcaacggccattcATATCCTTT CGAGCTCATCCGCAATAAGACATTGGACTTTTTCAGTTCTACACTTCCCATCCTGAAGGCTGATAAGAACCTGCCAAAATTAGCTAAATATGAAGATTTTGACGTCATCGATAAAATCGATCAACA GATCTGGAGGGCGAAGAAGAGCAAGAGATCCACAGAAGAAGATGGGTCAGTCACACCGGAAAtcgtcgaagaagaaaaacacttaAGGCGACAGGGACGAGGCTTGTGCGACAAAAATTATGGCAT tcTTTGCACGATCTTGAATCTGATAAACGGACGCTTCATGTCGGCTATCAACCCGCAGGAGAGGATCGAGAACCCCGATTTACTGCAACCTAATAACTATAACACCATAAAAAATACCAAC CAAATCGGAGAAGATCCGTTAACTCCTTGCCCTTCAGCAGCAGAGTACGTCACCCCTGTGTACGCCAAGAACTATCAAG gcgTTTGGCGGTACGTGGTTCAGATCCCCTACGAAGGCTATTTCACTCAGACAGTTGAAGTAACGAAATGCTT gaaaaagaaatgccaTTTCATGGATGGATCGTGTCTAGCGTCTCCGCGCTGGGTTAGTTTGTTGGTTGCAGAGCTATTTTATCCTCACGCCCGTTTCCCCTCAACCAAACCTg GTGCTGCGAGCCACAGATCGATGGGGAAATCGGTGCTGGGCAAACTGAAAAATCTTATTCCCCCACGAGTGGTTCAGGAGTTACCGCCTTATATTCCTCGTAGTTTTCCGCTTGCGCAAACAGAAACAATAGAAGAGAATACCGAGCACGAAGAAGAACTAAAAGTGGAGGAAGATGATCAGTCGCCCAGGGATAAAAGACAAGCTGCGTCTGATCCACAATCCAAAACGACCTATTGCGACGGTGTCGACGAAATTGGGTGCTATCAG GTTCGTTTGTACTATGACTGGCTTCTCGTTCCTGGAAGTTGCAAATGCTG GAAACAAGACTTCTTCACAAAGTATGGCCGAAAGTAA
- the LOC124320806 gene encoding ARL14 effector protein-like isoform X2 — protein sequence MAISMAMSDTDKFMDKFDPINSNREKRKKMRTQPGSGNESTSTNNGGRKNGNNKRDKKAGYQYNEKGLLIFDGADLCDCLSDNCPGCFFPCPKCRSAKCGTECRVNRRWVLETVTVDGTTEVIKNKHLPPQ from the exons ATGGCGATTTCAATGGCAATGTCCGATACTGACAAATTTATGGACAAATTCGATCCAATAAATTCGAatcgagaaaagagaaaaaagatgcgAACTCAACCAGGAAGTGGCAACGAAAGCACTAGTACTAATAACGGCGGTCGAAAAAATGGCAATAACAAAAGAGACAA GAAAGCTGGATACCAGTACAATGAAAAAGGATTGCTAATTTTTGATGGAGCTGATTT GTGTGATTGCTTGAGTGATAATTGTCCTGGATGTTTCTTCCCTTGCCCAAAGTGTAGATCTGCCAAATGTGGTACAGAATGCAG gGTAAATCGCAGATGGGTTTTAGAAACTGTTACGGTTGATGGGACTACTGAGGTTATAAAGAACAAACATCTGCCCCCTcaatga
- the LOC124320806 gene encoding ARL14 effector protein-like isoform X1, whose translation MAISMAMSDTDKFMDKFDPINSNREKRKKMRTQPGSGNESTSTNNGGRKNGNNKRDNRKAGYQYNEKGLLIFDGADLCDCLSDNCPGCFFPCPKCRSAKCGTECRVNRRWVLETVTVDGTTEVIKNKHLPPQ comes from the exons ATGGCGATTTCAATGGCAATGTCCGATACTGACAAATTTATGGACAAATTCGATCCAATAAATTCGAatcgagaaaagagaaaaaagatgcgAACTCAACCAGGAAGTGGCAACGAAAGCACTAGTACTAATAACGGCGGTCGAAAAAATGGCAATAACAAAAGAGACAA TAGGAAAGCTGGATACCAGTACAATGAAAAAGGATTGCTAATTTTTGATGGAGCTGATTT GTGTGATTGCTTGAGTGATAATTGTCCTGGATGTTTCTTCCCTTGCCCAAAGTGTAGATCTGCCAAATGTGGTACAGAATGCAG gGTAAATCGCAGATGGGTTTTAGAAACTGTTACGGTTGATGGGACTACTGAGGTTATAAAGAACAAACATCTGCCCCCTcaatga
- the LOC124320796 gene encoding secretory carrier-associated membrane protein 5-like, with the protein MQDPSRGFAVGTDPLADYNPFGNPFANNQTAAASVDPKTKDHGASKPPSVHVAPVISPKETKKQTPQQQVSMSAEDFLKRQEELERKAQELQKREEELQKNALFNANNKANNWPPLPKKFCVEPCFYQDIQVEIKVEFQPIVNLIYYTWLLHALLYLVNVGGCLALFIQMGEGTMFGLSILYCILFTPASYIFWFRPAYKAFKSDSSFNFMVFFVFFFSQLIATIIQAVGIPNLGTCGFIVGLAAVGSQESSGDLAVGIIVLIIACGFGLVAFGDFLLLVRVSRLYRSTGASLSKARSEFTSGVMGNEHVRQATTDVITNTVRVQMDNIGF; encoded by the exons ATGCAGGACCCATCGCGTGGATTTGCTGTAGGAACGGATCCTTTGGCAGACTACAATCCTTTTGGCAATCCTTTTGCCAACAACCAAACTGCAGCCGCATCTGTG GACCCAAAAACCAAAGACCATGGCGCCAGCAAGCCTCCTTCTGTTCACGTTGCCCCAGTGATATCTCCAAAAGAGACTAAGAAACAGACACCCCAACAGCAGGTGTCTATGTCTGCTGAAGATTTTCtg AAACGCCAAGAGGAACTCGAGCGAAAAGCCCAAGAGCTACAGAAGCGAGAAGAAGAATTGCAAAAGAATGCATTATTCAATG CGAATAACAAGGCTAATAATTGGCCGCCTTTGCCCAAAAAGTTTTGCGTCGAACCGTGCTTTTATCAAGACATTCAAGTCGAAATCAAAGTGGAATTTCAACCGATCGTTAACTTGATTTACTACACTTGGCTGT tgCATGCCCTTTTGTATCTAGTGAATGTTGGAGGCTGTCTAGCATTATTCATTCAGATGGGAGAGGGAACTATGTTTGGCTTGTCCATTCTTTACTGCATCCTTTTCACACCTGCCTCGTATATTTTCTGGTTCAGACCAGCGTACAAAGCATTCAA ATCGGACAGCTCCTTCAATTTCATGgtgtttttcgtctttttcttctcccagtTGATCGCCACTATTATTCAAGCTGTCGGCATTCCTAATTTAGGAACTTG TGGATTCATAGTTGGGTTGGCTGCAGTTGGTAGCCAAGAAAGTTCCG GAGACTTGGCTGTTGGAATTATAGTATTGATAATTGCTTGCGGTTTTGGATTGGTCGCATTCGGAGATTTCCTTCTCCTTGTCCGA GTTAGCCGACTTTACCGCAGCACGGGGGCTTCGCTGTCGAAGGCAAGAAGTGAATTCACTTCCGGAGTGATGGGCAACGAACACGTCCGTCAAGCTACTACGGATGTGATCACCAACACCGTTCGAGTTCAGATGGATAACATTGGGTTCTAG
- the LOC124320801 gene encoding trypsin-1-like, translated as MKVLSVLTALVVLTAGAPAGDEERVSVGTALSAAVPHLVSITIDGQHICGGFIYSNSWVVTAASCVIGYLPSQVKVVVAQVSLITQDVDEQAISVFKIIVNEGYVPDTKLHDIAMLQMATTITFGPRVNLIRYDEAEEVGGTTVKLAGWGATTVGGTPSTKLREITVTLPATCTGIYTAEEFNSNYMLCGGGSPADVGSPCQYDEGSPLVQTIGTTSYAIGIMSKNNGCGSGFAPTIYTRLTAYYAWLNKNGGLQPAP; from the exons ATGAAAGTTCTATCAGTGTTGACTGCTCTCGTCGTTCTGACCGCAG GAGCGCCAGCAGGTGATGAAGAGCGTGTTTCCGTTGGCACCGCACTCTCAGCGGCCGTACCCCATTTAGTTTCAATTACGATCGACGGACAGCACATTTGCGGAGGATTCATTTACAGCAACAGTTGGGTCGTCACAGCTGCCTCTTGCGTCATCGG TTATTTACCGAGTCAAGTCAAAGTGGTCGTGGCTCAGGTGAGTTTAATTACACAGGACGTTGACGAGCAAGCGATTTCGGTTTTCAAAATCATCGTCAATGAAGGCTACGTGCCCGACACCAAACTCCACGATATTGCCATGCTACAG ATGGCCACGACGATTACGTTCGGCCCTCGAGTCAATTTGATCCGCTACGACGAAGCGGAGGAAGTTGGCGGCACCACAGTCAAATTGGCTGGATGGGGGGCCACTACG GTAGGTGGTACGCCATCTACCAAATTGCGGGAAATAACTGTGACGTTGCCTGCTACCTGCACGGGAATTTACACCGCGGAAGAATTTAATTCGAATTACATGCTGTGCGGTGGTGGCT CCCCGGCAGATGTAGGATCTCCGTGTCAATACGACGAAGGTTCCCCACTGGTTCAGACTATCGGCACTACCTCCTACGCCATAGGAATTATGTCGAAG aatAACGGCTGCGGAAGTGGCTTTGCGCCGACAATCTACACCCGCCTGACGGCATACTACGCTTGGCTCAATAAAAATGGTGGACTTCAACCTGCCCCTTAA
- the LOC124320798 gene encoding complement factor D-like isoform X3 translates to MLHFLVFTICVTLVSGVPHEELGRIIGGTQAAAGEYPFVVSISLQDQHICGGFIHNDGWVVTAAECVHGKNQGELKVTIGALSLITPDPGEQIISVYKLIEFSQFDPVSLIHNIALIQLARPIEIGPTAQPIRYGEIDEFATPWDAYIVGWGATLDGGIQATRLRWAPIDDLAADCGIFIDEFQPDSMICAGSTTGTISPCQYDEGSPLTQRTNSTGISEEIVVGIMSKNKGCADPSLPTIYTRLSTYYSWILYTAGPQLLK, encoded by the exons GGGTGCCTCATGAAGAATTAGGGCGAATCATAGGAGGTACCCAAGCAGCTGCAGGAGAGTACCCCTTTGTCGTTTCCATCTCTTTGCAAGATCAGCACATTTGCGGTGGATTCATCCACAACGATGGATGGGTCGTTACAGCAGCAGAATGCGTCCATGG AAAAAATCAAGGGGAATTGAAGGTTACCATTGGTGCCCTATCGCTCATCACTCCTGATCCAGGGGAGCAAATCATCAGTgtttataaattaattgaattctcTCAATTTGATCCAGTTTCTTTGATACACAATATCGCTCTGATTCAG CTGGCCCGACCGATTGAAATCGGCCCAACTGCTCAACCAATCCGGTACGGAGAAATCGACGAGTTTGCTACACCGTGGGACGCATATATCGTCGGATGGGGAGCAACTCTC GACGGAGGAATTCAAGCTACAAGACTTCGTTGGGCTCCCATTGACGATCTTGCAGCAGATTGCGGAATTTTCATTGACGAGTTTCAGCCGGACTCGATGATTTGTGCAGGTTCAACTACAG GGACCATTTCGCCTTGTCAATACGACGAGGGGTCACCACTGACTCAAAGAACAAATTCTACTGGAATTTCTGAAGAAATTGTTGTGGGCATCATGTCGAAGAACAAGGGCTGCGCTGACCCGAGCTTGCCGACCATATACACTCGTTTGAGCACCTACTACTCCTGGATTCTCTATACCGCAGGCCCGCAgctgttgaaataa
- the LOC124320798 gene encoding complement factor D-like isoform X1 produces the protein MNSNCLTYKCISFEKKAMLYALVFTLFFTFVSGVPHEELGRIIGGTQAAAGEYPFVVSISLQDQHICGGFIHNDGWVVTAAECVHGKNQGELKVTIGALSLITPDPGEQIISVYKLIEFSQFDPVSLIHNIALIQLARPIEIGPTAQPIRYGEIDEFATPWDAYIVGWGATLDGGIQATRLRWAPIDDLAADCGIFIDEFQPDSMICAGSTTGTISPCQYDEGSPLTQRTNSTGISEEIVVGIMSKNKGCADPSLPTIYTRLSTYYSWILYTAGPQLLK, from the exons ATGAATTCAAACTGTTTAACATATAAATGCATTTCATTTGAGAAGAAAGCCATGTTATATGCTCTTGTTTTCAccctttttttcactttcgtCTCAG GGGTGCCTCATGAAGAATTAGGGCGAATCATAGGAGGTACCCAAGCAGCTGCAGGAGAGTACCCCTTTGTCGTTTCCATCTCTTTGCAAGATCAGCACATTTGCGGTGGATTCATCCACAACGATGGATGGGTCGTTACAGCAGCAGAATGCGTCCATGG AAAAAATCAAGGGGAATTGAAGGTTACCATTGGTGCCCTATCGCTCATCACTCCTGATCCAGGGGAGCAAATCATCAGTgtttataaattaattgaattctcTCAATTTGATCCAGTTTCTTTGATACACAATATCGCTCTGATTCAG CTGGCCCGACCGATTGAAATCGGCCCAACTGCTCAACCAATCCGGTACGGAGAAATCGACGAGTTTGCTACACCGTGGGACGCATATATCGTCGGATGGGGAGCAACTCTC GACGGAGGAATTCAAGCTACAAGACTTCGTTGGGCTCCCATTGACGATCTTGCAGCAGATTGCGGAATTTTCATTGACGAGTTTCAGCCGGACTCGATGATTTGTGCAGGTTCAACTACAG GGACCATTTCGCCTTGTCAATACGACGAGGGGTCACCACTGACTCAAAGAACAAATTCTACTGGAATTTCTGAAGAAATTGTTGTGGGCATCATGTCGAAGAACAAGGGCTGCGCTGACCCGAGCTTGCCGACCATATACACTCGTTTGAGCACCTACTACTCCTGGATTCTCTATACCGCAGGCCCGCAgctgttgaaataa